A part of Paenarthrobacter sp. A20 genomic DNA contains:
- a CDS encoding aromatic acid exporter family protein yields the protein MAAAKGFSASKRFLRARVRTGLVRSRNSLTPAIQMTVCAVGAYAFAEYVLGHQGPLFAATSSLIALGFSRDPRLRRVIEVGLGCTLGIVVGDLLLHWLGAGIWQAAVVLLFSILLARFLDSGTIFTTQLGLQSLLVVLLPAPAGGPFTRSLDAVVGGVFALLVTILVPKDPRREPRKDVQKILHELAEVLRECGKALTESDSTIAWHALIRGRNCQPLVDRMRQTLRASGEVATLAPAHRRHRDELAGLEHSLEYIDLALRNSRVFARRLTSAINHAALSDEAIDSISEVLQETAAAIDEMTIGLSEQSEGTRRVHLRRARNELSDIAARLHPKMLDVQRLEGETVVMLFRPLMVDLLEASGMEPEEARAVLPAL from the coding sequence ATGGCTGCCGCGAAGGGATTTTCTGCAAGCAAGAGGTTCCTGCGCGCCAGAGTCAGGACCGGTTTGGTCCGCAGCCGGAATTCGTTGACACCGGCAATCCAGATGACAGTGTGCGCTGTAGGCGCCTACGCTTTCGCCGAGTATGTCCTGGGCCACCAAGGACCGCTGTTTGCAGCTACGTCTTCCCTGATTGCCCTCGGGTTCTCCCGTGACCCGCGGCTGCGCCGGGTGATAGAGGTGGGCCTCGGCTGCACACTGGGCATCGTTGTTGGTGATTTGCTGCTTCACTGGCTGGGCGCCGGGATCTGGCAGGCCGCCGTCGTACTTCTTTTCTCCATCCTGCTGGCCAGATTCCTGGACAGCGGCACTATTTTCACCACTCAACTGGGGCTGCAGTCCTTGCTGGTGGTGCTGCTGCCGGCACCGGCCGGCGGGCCTTTTACGCGCAGCCTGGATGCCGTGGTTGGTGGTGTGTTCGCTCTGCTGGTGACCATCCTGGTGCCGAAGGATCCGCGGCGGGAGCCCCGGAAAGATGTCCAGAAGATCCTGCACGAGCTCGCGGAAGTGCTGCGCGAATGCGGCAAGGCCCTTACCGAGAGCGATTCCACCATCGCCTGGCACGCCTTGATCCGCGGCCGCAACTGCCAGCCTTTGGTGGACCGGATGCGGCAGACGCTGCGTGCCTCGGGCGAAGTAGCAACTCTGGCTCCCGCGCACCGGAGGCACCGCGACGAGCTGGCCGGCCTGGAGCACTCTCTGGAGTACATCGACCTGGCCCTACGTAACAGCCGGGTGTTCGCCCGGCGGCTCACCAGCGCCATCAACCATGCCGCGTTGTCCGATGAAGCGATCGACAGCATCTCCGAAGTCCTGCAGGAAACCGCTGCGGCGATCGACGAGATGACCATTGGCTTGTCCGAGCAGAGTGAAGGTACCCGCCGGGTCCACCTGCGCCGCGCCCGGAACGAACTCTCCGACATCGCCGCCCGCCTGCACCCCAAGATGCTGGACGTCCAAAGGCTGGAGGGCGAAACCGTGGTCATGCTGTTCCGGCCCCTCATGGTTGACCTGTTGGAGGCCAGCGGGATGGAGCCGGAGGAAGCGCGGGCAGTGCTGCCGGCGCTGTAG
- a CDS encoding inorganic phosphate transporter — translation MTIAILVLVVGLASGFAFLNGFRDVSNAVALSTRTRALTPSIAVLLAALFNFLGAMLSGTFILAFTQSWITLPSGTSGLTILASALTAAILWGVYAWWRGIPLSSTNSLVGGLIGSGAASVLVGGNAVGGMDNALLTQVALPLILSPIIAFAAAYLLVWPVTWAARYTQPNVVNRRFRRAQAVSTAAVAFGHGLQDGQRTAAVIVLAMVAAGLSGGEDVPLWILLLTAVMLTAGTLFGGWRISHTLGHKLIRVDPLRGFVAQTLTSVMLFVGAIGFHLPLSTTHTLTASVLGAGINQRFHTVNRRLVRRILLFWVVTPLVTAAAAFILELAFSPLADL, via the coding sequence GTGACCATCGCCATCCTGGTCCTTGTAGTTGGCCTGGCCTCTGGGTTCGCGTTCCTCAATGGCTTCCGCGACGTCTCCAACGCCGTCGCGCTGTCCACGCGGACCCGCGCCCTTACTCCTTCAATCGCGGTGCTCCTGGCGGCCCTCTTCAACTTTTTGGGTGCCATGCTCAGCGGCACCTTCATCCTGGCTTTCACTCAGTCCTGGATCACCCTGCCCAGTGGCACCAGCGGGCTGACCATCCTCGCCTCGGCCCTCACGGCAGCCATCCTGTGGGGTGTGTACGCGTGGTGGCGCGGTATCCCCTTGTCCTCCACCAACTCGTTGGTCGGCGGCCTGATTGGCTCCGGCGCCGCGAGTGTCCTGGTGGGCGGCAACGCCGTGGGTGGCATGGACAACGCCCTGCTCACGCAAGTGGCACTGCCTTTGATCCTGTCCCCGATTATCGCGTTCGCAGCAGCGTACCTGTTGGTCTGGCCCGTAACGTGGGCTGCCCGGTACACACAACCCAATGTGGTGAACCGGCGCTTCCGCCGCGCGCAGGCCGTGTCCACTGCCGCTGTGGCGTTCGGTCACGGCCTTCAGGATGGGCAGCGAACAGCTGCCGTCATTGTGCTGGCCATGGTGGCCGCGGGGCTGTCAGGCGGAGAGGATGTGCCGCTGTGGATCCTGCTGCTCACGGCCGTCATGCTTACCGCGGGCACCCTGTTTGGTGGCTGGCGGATCTCCCACACTCTGGGCCACAAACTCATCCGGGTTGATCCCCTGCGCGGCTTCGTGGCGCAAACGCTGACGTCCGTAATGCTCTTTGTCGGCGCCATCGGTTTTCATCTGCCGCTGTCCACCACGCACACACTGACGGCCTCTGTGCTGGGAGCGGGCATCAACCAACGGTTCCACACGGTCAACCGTCGTCTGGTCCGGCGGATTCTGCTGTTCTGGGTGGTGACTCCGCTGGTCACCGCCGCCGCGGCGTTCATCCTGGAGTTGGCGTTCTCGCCGCTCGCGGACCTGTAA
- the pstA gene encoding phosphate ABC transporter permease PstA, translated as MTATVVRKRSALTKGQLPKFAPYIVLAVALVVGAAIMALIGFNAFGWGLVSAILFAVGLVSWSGAVEGARKAKDKLATCLVVGSFLVALLPLISVIFTVLVNGIPGLITPGFLGTSMNGVTGAFDNKAVEEGAPVLGGIYHALMGTLQITLLATVISVPVGLLTSIYLVEYGNDRPLARAITFFVDVMTGIPSIVAGLFAAAFFFAIVGPGTKTGAVAAVALSVLMIPVVVRSSEEMLKIVPNELREASYALGVRKWRTITKVVIPTAISGIASGVTLAIARVIGETAPILVTAGFATTINNNVFGGWMASLPTFIYTQILNPTSPSNPEPSDQRAWGAALVLIILVMLLNLGARLIARLFAPKTGR; from the coding sequence ATGACCGCCACAGTAGTCCGCAAGCGCTCAGCGCTCACCAAGGGCCAGCTGCCCAAGTTCGCGCCCTACATTGTCCTGGCCGTCGCACTCGTTGTGGGCGCGGCCATCATGGCGCTCATCGGCTTCAACGCCTTCGGCTGGGGCCTCGTCTCCGCCATCCTGTTTGCCGTAGGCCTAGTCTCGTGGAGCGGTGCTGTTGAAGGTGCCCGGAAAGCCAAGGACAAGCTCGCCACGTGCCTGGTGGTCGGCTCGTTCCTGGTTGCACTCTTGCCCTTGATTTCGGTGATTTTTACCGTGCTGGTCAATGGCATCCCCGGCCTCATCACTCCCGGCTTCCTGGGCACGTCCATGAATGGCGTTACCGGCGCGTTCGACAACAAGGCAGTAGAGGAAGGTGCCCCCGTTCTCGGCGGCATCTACCACGCGCTGATGGGCACCCTCCAGATCACCCTGTTGGCCACTGTCATCTCCGTGCCGGTTGGCCTGCTCACCTCGATCTACCTGGTGGAATACGGCAACGACCGTCCGCTGGCCCGCGCCATCACGTTCTTCGTGGATGTCATGACCGGCATCCCGTCCATCGTGGCCGGTCTCTTCGCGGCAGCGTTCTTCTTCGCCATCGTGGGCCCCGGCACCAAGACCGGTGCGGTTGCCGCCGTCGCGCTTTCCGTCCTGATGATCCCGGTGGTGGTCCGCTCCAGCGAGGAAATGCTCAAGATCGTCCCGAACGAGCTCCGCGAGGCCTCCTACGCGCTGGGCGTCCGCAAGTGGCGCACCATCACCAAAGTGGTCATCCCGACGGCGATCTCCGGCATTGCGTCCGGTGTCACCCTGGCGATCGCCCGGGTGATCGGCGAAACTGCGCCGATCCTGGTGACCGCAGGCTTCGCCACCACCATCAACAACAACGTGTTCGGTGGCTGGATGGCCTCGCTGCCCACGTTCATTTACACGCAGATCCTCAACCCGACGTCGCCGTCCAATCCTGAGCCCTCGGACCAGAGGGCGTGGGGCGCCGCGCTGGTGCTGATCATCCTGGTGATGCTCCTGAACCTCGGAGCCCGCCTCATCGCCCGTCTGTTCGCACCCAAAACGGGACGCTAG
- the pstB gene encoding phosphate ABC transporter ATP-binding protein PstB → MSKRIDVKDLNVYYGNFLAVEDVNINIQAKSVTAFIGPSGCGKSTFLRTLNRMHEVLPGARVEGEVLLDGDNLYGPGVDPVTVRTQVGMVFQRPNPFPTMSIRDNVLAGVKLNNKKISKGAADALVEKSLVGANLWNEVKDRLDKPGSGLSGGQQQRLCIARAIAVEPQVILMDEPCSALDPISTLAVEDLINELKDQYTVVIVTHNMQQAARVSDKTAFFNIAGTGKPGKLIEFADTTSIFNNPGQKATEDYVSGRFG, encoded by the coding sequence ATGTCCAAGCGCATCGACGTCAAAGACCTCAATGTCTACTACGGCAACTTCCTGGCCGTCGAGGACGTCAACATCAACATCCAGGCCAAATCCGTTACGGCCTTCATCGGCCCGTCCGGCTGCGGTAAGTCCACCTTCCTCCGCACGCTGAACCGCATGCACGAGGTCCTTCCCGGCGCCCGCGTCGAGGGCGAGGTCCTGTTGGACGGCGACAACCTCTACGGCCCCGGCGTGGACCCCGTCACCGTACGCACCCAGGTGGGCATGGTCTTCCAGCGCCCCAACCCGTTCCCCACCATGTCCATCCGCGATAACGTCCTGGCCGGCGTGAAGCTGAACAACAAGAAGATCTCCAAGGGTGCAGCCGATGCCCTCGTGGAGAAGTCCTTGGTGGGTGCCAACTTGTGGAACGAGGTCAAGGACCGCCTGGACAAGCCCGGTTCCGGCCTTTCCGGTGGACAGCAGCAGCGTCTGTGCATCGCCCGCGCCATCGCGGTTGAGCCCCAGGTGATCCTCATGGATGAGCCCTGCTCCGCCCTTGACCCCATCTCCACCCTGGCCGTTGAGGACCTCATCAACGAGCTCAAGGACCAGTACACCGTGGTGATCGTGACCCACAACATGCAGCAGGCTGCGCGCGTGTCGGACAAGACCGCGTTCTTCAACATCGCCGGCACCGGCAAGCCAGGCAAGCTGATCGAGTTCGCTGACACCACCAGCATCTTCAACAACCCTGGCCAGAAGGCAACGGAAGACTACGTCTCCGGCCGCTTCGGATAA
- the pstC gene encoding phosphate ABC transporter permease subunit PstC, whose product MTTNSLTTSQGAGRAGDKVFSGAAMAAGCLILAVLFGVALFLVVQAIPALTAPAEDIQGGNGFFAYIAPIVVGTLIAAVIALVIATPVAIGVALFISHYAPRRLASGLGYVVDLLAAIPSVVYGAWGAAFLAKEISPAYDWLATYLGWIPIFEGPASATGKTILTAGIVLSVMVLPIITSLSREIFLQTPKLHEEAALALGATRWEMIKMAVLPFGRPGIISAIMLGLGRALGETMAVALVLSSGVLTASLIQSGNQTIAAEIALNFPEASGIKVNTLIAAGLVLFVITLGVNMIARWIITRHKEFSGAN is encoded by the coding sequence GTGACCACCAACTCCCTGACAACCTCCCAAGGCGCCGGACGCGCCGGGGACAAGGTTTTCTCCGGGGCCGCCATGGCCGCAGGGTGCCTGATTCTCGCGGTCCTCTTCGGAGTCGCGTTGTTCCTTGTGGTGCAGGCAATCCCTGCGCTCACCGCCCCTGCCGAAGACATCCAGGGCGGAAACGGCTTCTTCGCCTACATCGCCCCGATCGTGGTGGGCACCCTCATTGCCGCAGTCATCGCACTCGTCATCGCCACCCCCGTGGCCATCGGTGTGGCGCTGTTCATCTCCCACTACGCTCCCCGTCGGCTCGCTTCGGGCCTGGGCTACGTAGTGGACCTCCTCGCTGCCATTCCCTCCGTGGTTTACGGCGCCTGGGGCGCGGCCTTCCTGGCCAAGGAAATCTCCCCGGCCTACGACTGGCTGGCCACCTACCTCGGCTGGATCCCGATCTTCGAAGGACCGGCATCCGCCACCGGCAAGACCATCCTGACGGCAGGCATCGTCCTTTCCGTCATGGTCCTGCCCATCATTACCTCCCTGTCCCGCGAAATCTTCCTGCAGACCCCCAAGCTGCACGAGGAAGCAGCGCTCGCACTTGGAGCTACCCGCTGGGAAATGATCAAGATGGCCGTCCTGCCGTTCGGCCGCCCGGGCATCATCAGCGCCATCATGCTGGGTCTTGGCCGAGCACTTGGCGAGACCATGGCCGTTGCGCTGGTGCTCTCCTCCGGTGTCCTGACGGCCAGCCTCATCCAGTCCGGCAACCAGACCATCGCTGCCGAAATTGCCCTGAACTTCCCCGAAGCCAGCGGCATCAAGGTCAACACGTTGATCGCTGCCGGCCTGGTGCTGTTCGTCATCACCCTGGGCGTGAACATGATCGCCCGCTGGATCATCACCCGGCACAAAGAATTCTCGGGAGCCAACTAA
- a CDS encoding DUF47 domain-containing protein, giving the protein MKLRLFPQEPAGLVLLAQMAGVIVAATGTLSEILGAPASEHERLAEELHEHESKSLDLHFALLTHMRTSFVNPLPREDMYTLSRHLNEAMEKLDAAGDLVALYKLDRLPKRAADQLEIISRQAELTVDAMRKLEDLDELEDYWIEILRLAKRAERTHRIWVAEMLKDMKSTQYARHRDIANQLVEVTKDMRKVATQVGSIIVKES; this is encoded by the coding sequence ATGAAGCTGCGCCTTTTCCCCCAGGAACCTGCCGGGCTCGTACTGCTCGCGCAGATGGCCGGCGTCATCGTGGCCGCCACCGGAACGCTCTCCGAAATCCTCGGAGCCCCGGCAAGCGAACACGAGCGCCTTGCAGAAGAACTTCACGAGCATGAGTCCAAATCCCTGGACCTGCATTTCGCGCTCCTGACCCACATGCGCACCAGCTTCGTGAACCCGCTCCCCCGCGAGGACATGTACACGCTCTCCCGCCACCTCAACGAGGCCATGGAGAAGCTGGATGCCGCCGGCGACCTCGTAGCCCTGTACAAATTGGATCGCCTCCCCAAACGGGCGGCAGACCAGCTGGAGATCATCAGCAGGCAGGCTGAGCTCACAGTGGACGCAATGCGGAAACTCGAAGACCTGGACGAACTCGAGGACTACTGGATCGAAATCCTCCGGCTGGCCAAGCGCGCAGAGCGCACGCACCGGATCTGGGTGGCCGAGATGCTCAAGGACATGAAGTCCACGCAATACGCGCGGCACCGGGACATCGCCAACCAACTGGTGGAAGTTACCAAGGACATGCGGAAGGTCGCCACCCAGGTAGGCAGCATCATCGTCAAGGAATCATGA
- the pstS gene encoding phosphate ABC transporter substrate-binding protein PstS yields MKATHFGRNAAIAVIAAGALALTACGSDNATGTTGGTQSAASGTKVTGTLTGIGASSTGAAMDAWKAGFSTANSGATVQYSPDGSGAGRKAIIDGSAQFAGSDAYLKDEELESSKAKCGPDGAINIPVYISPIAVAFNIPDVKELKLDAATVAKIFRGEIANWNDPAIAALNEGVTLPDLKVTPVNRSDDSGTTTNFTDYLAAAAPEVWTDKAAGIWPATLAGENAKGTSGVVKTVTDTPGAVTYADDSAVSGKLGTASIKVGEEFVKISAEAAAKAVEAGKPVDGRAANDVAIKLDRKTTASGAYPVVLVSYHVVCTTYETKEVADLVKAFESYVVSDEGQKTAADAAKSAPLSKALQDKATAAIETIKAKS; encoded by the coding sequence GTGAAGGCAACTCACTTCGGCCGCAACGCGGCAATCGCGGTCATCGCAGCCGGCGCTCTCGCGCTCACTGCTTGCGGTTCAGACAACGCAACGGGCACCACTGGCGGCACCCAGTCGGCCGCATCCGGCACCAAGGTCACCGGCACGCTGACCGGCATCGGCGCCTCCTCCACCGGCGCAGCCATGGACGCTTGGAAGGCCGGTTTCTCCACCGCCAACTCCGGTGCCACGGTCCAGTACTCCCCGGACGGTTCCGGCGCAGGCCGCAAGGCCATCATCGACGGCTCGGCACAGTTCGCCGGTTCTGACGCCTACCTGAAGGATGAAGAGCTCGAGAGCTCCAAGGCCAAGTGCGGCCCCGACGGCGCCATCAACATCCCGGTGTACATCTCCCCGATCGCTGTGGCCTTCAACATCCCGGACGTCAAGGAACTGAAGCTCGACGCCGCAACCGTCGCCAAGATCTTCCGCGGCGAAATCGCCAACTGGAACGACCCCGCAATCGCCGCCCTCAACGAAGGCGTCACCCTCCCGGATCTCAAGGTCACCCCGGTGAACCGCTCTGACGACTCCGGCACCACCACCAACTTCACCGACTACCTCGCAGCTGCTGCTCCCGAGGTCTGGACGGACAAGGCTGCCGGCATCTGGCCCGCAACCCTGGCCGGCGAAAATGCCAAGGGCACCTCCGGCGTCGTCAAGACCGTCACCGACACCCCGGGTGCCGTGACCTACGCCGATGACTCCGCTGTCTCCGGCAAGCTGGGCACCGCCTCCATCAAGGTCGGCGAGGAGTTCGTCAAGATCTCCGCCGAAGCCGCCGCCAAGGCAGTCGAGGCCGGTAAGCCGGTTGACGGCCGCGCCGCCAACGACGTCGCCATCAAGCTGGACCGCAAGACCACCGCATCGGGCGCCTACCCCGTAGTCCTGGTTTCGTACCACGTTGTTTGCACCACCTACGAGACCAAGGAAGTTGCTGACCTGGTCAAGGCCTTCGAAAGCTACGTCGTTTCCGACGAAGGACAGAAGACCGCAGCCGACGCCGCAAAGTCCGCGCCGCTCTCCAAGGCCCTGCAGGACAAGGCCACGGCCGCTATCGAAACCATCAAGGCCAAGTCCTAA